One stretch of Micromonospora echinospora DNA includes these proteins:
- a CDS encoding 5-(carboxyamino)imidazole ribonucleotide synthase, whose translation MDSRTGLPVVGMVGGGQLARMTHQAAIALGQSLRVLALAPDDGAALVAADVQYGDHTDLAALRTFAKGCDVVTFDHEHVPDEHIRALADEGVKLFPPAEALVHAQDKRVMRERLGELGAPNPAWRPVESPADLIAFGEETGWPVVLKAARGGYDGRGVWMVDDAAQAAELAATLLAGGTPLLVEERVKLRRELAVQVARSPFGQVAAYPVVETVQRDGICVEVLAPAPDLPEEQAVAAQQLAIDLATALGVVGLLAVELFDTPTGLVVNELAMRPHNSGHWTIEGARTSQFEQHLRAVLDYPMGDTSLTAPVVVMANVLGGEPGGISIDERLHHLFAAEPGAKVHLYGKQVRLGRKIGHVTVLGNDLEDVRARAARAARWLQEGH comes from the coding sequence ATGGACTCCCGTACCGGTCTCCCCGTCGTGGGCATGGTGGGTGGCGGCCAGCTGGCCCGGATGACCCACCAGGCCGCCATCGCCCTCGGCCAGTCGCTGCGCGTGCTGGCGCTCGCCCCGGACGACGGCGCGGCGCTGGTCGCCGCCGACGTCCAGTACGGCGACCACACCGACCTGGCCGCGCTGCGCACGTTCGCCAAGGGCTGCGACGTGGTCACCTTCGACCACGAGCACGTGCCCGACGAGCACATCCGCGCCCTGGCCGACGAGGGCGTGAAGCTGTTCCCGCCGGCCGAGGCGCTGGTGCACGCGCAGGACAAGCGGGTGATGCGGGAACGGCTCGGCGAGTTGGGCGCGCCGAACCCGGCCTGGCGTCCGGTGGAGTCCCCGGCCGACCTGATCGCCTTCGGCGAGGAGACCGGCTGGCCGGTGGTGCTCAAGGCCGCCCGGGGCGGCTACGACGGGCGGGGCGTCTGGATGGTCGACGACGCGGCCCAGGCCGCCGAGCTGGCCGCCACGCTGCTCGCCGGTGGCACGCCGCTGCTGGTCGAGGAGCGGGTGAAGCTGCGCCGCGAGCTGGCCGTGCAGGTGGCGCGGTCACCGTTCGGGCAGGTCGCCGCGTACCCGGTGGTGGAGACCGTGCAGCGCGACGGCATCTGCGTCGAGGTGCTGGCGCCCGCGCCCGACCTGCCGGAGGAGCAGGCCGTCGCCGCGCAGCAACTCGCCATCGACCTGGCCACCGCGCTCGGCGTGGTCGGCCTGCTCGCGGTGGAGCTGTTCGACACGCCGACCGGACTTGTCGTCAACGAGCTGGCCATGCGGCCGCACAACTCCGGGCACTGGACCATCGAGGGGGCCCGGACCTCCCAGTTCGAGCAGCACCTGCGGGCGGTCCTCGACTACCCGATGGGGGACACCTCGCTCACCGCGCCGGTCGTGGTGATGGCGAACGTGCTCGGCGGCGAGCCGGGCGGCATCTCCATCGACGAGCGGCTGCACCACCTGTTCGCCGCCGAGCCCGGGGCCAAGGTCCACCTGTACGGCAAGCAGGTCCGCCTGGGCCGCAAGATCGGGCACGTCACGGTGCTCGGCAACGACCTCGAGGACGTACGGGCCCGGGCCGCTCGTGCCGCCCGCTGGCTCCAGGAGGGGCACTGA
- the purE gene encoding 5-(carboxyamino)imidazole ribonucleotide mutase, giving the protein MSTVGLIMGSDSDWPVMRAAAEALDEFGVPYEVGVVSAHRTPVKMIEYGRAAAGRGVQVIIAGAGGAAHLPGMVASVTPLPVIGVPVPLKYLDGMDSLLSIVQMPAGVPVATVSIGNARNAGLLAVRILGASDPVLREKMAAYQASLEDLVAEKEAALRASLT; this is encoded by the coding sequence ATGAGCACCGTCGGGCTGATCATGGGCAGCGACTCGGACTGGCCGGTCATGCGGGCCGCCGCCGAGGCGCTGGACGAGTTCGGCGTGCCGTACGAGGTCGGCGTGGTCTCGGCGCACCGCACCCCGGTCAAGATGATCGAGTACGGCCGGGCCGCCGCCGGTCGCGGGGTCCAGGTGATCATCGCGGGCGCGGGCGGAGCGGCTCACCTGCCCGGCATGGTCGCCTCGGTCACCCCGCTGCCGGTGATCGGCGTCCCGGTGCCGCTGAAGTACCTGGACGGGATGGACTCGCTGCTGTCCATCGTGCAGATGCCGGCCGGCGTGCCGGTCGCCACCGTCTCGATCGGCAACGCCCGCAACGCCGGCCTGCTGGCGGTACGCATCCTGGGCGCCTCCGACCCGGTGCTGCGCGAGAAGATGGCCGCCTACCAGGCGAGCCTGGAGGATCTGGTCGCCGAGAAGGAAGCCGCGCTGCGCGCCTCCCTGACCTGA